The Camarhynchus parvulus chromosome 22, STF_HiC, whole genome shotgun sequence genome includes the window TATTGCTCATTTTTATCCAGCAttccctgccagctcagaggAGCTCGGGGACGAgcctcagcagtgctctgcCTGTTCCAAGGCGTGTTCCCAGGTCACCCCACAGCACATTTGCCACATTTGCTGGGAAGGAGATGTCACACCTCAACTGGAGTCcttggagagcagggaaggaggctTGGGGATCTCCTGCCTCGCTCTCCACAGCTTCTCCCAGGGGTGTGCAAGGGCCACCACACGTCTGTCCCTACAGGGACAGCCTGACCATATTAGGATCCATCTCCATGAAACAAATCCGGCCGGAGGGAGGCTGGGACATTCACGTCcccctgggatgtcacctcGTGCTGGTGGCTCGTGGTGCTCACTGGAAAGCTGGGGAAATCGTACTAAGGGCACTTGCTCCTCATAAATCAGGATGACCCTGTGAAatctgggctgggagaggaggaagtcGCCTTTGCGGCTCTTCCATAAAtaaacagagctgctggaccAACTGGGGAGCAGGAAACCCTGGGGAAGGGCTCCACACTCACTttctcagggggaaaaaaaaggcgATAAAAATCCCCACACACCAAAGTGTGACCAAAAACCCTGGGGGAGGCACAGCCACCCCCTCACACACGGAGCAAAGCCAGGAGCTCCGAGCCCCCACCCACCCTGTGAGCCCCCAAAAAggaccaggctgctgctcctggggccatACCCGAGAAAGTCCCCTTGGCCAGGCATTCCTTCACCCGGTTGGTCCTCCGGACGTGGAAGGCTTTGGTGATCTCCTGGTTCATGAACGCCTCGTTGTTGAGGATGTTGGCCACCATCATGCGCAGGTCGAACACCTCCAGCAGCTCGGCGATGTGAGCGATGTGCATCAGGTCCCGCTCGTTCTCGTCCAGCTCGCCCGTGTACAGGTACTTCAGCACGGCCCGGAAAGGCCCCGGCTGGATGGACGCGTCCATCTTCACCACCACCATCAGCTTGGACTTGTAGGTCAGCGGGTCCTCGGCCATCTCCTCCTGGATGCTGGTGAAGGCCCTGCTCCACGAGGAGAGGTTCCGGCCGCGCTGCAGCCCGCGCTCGCCGTTCTCGTAGCGGTCGCCCCGCAGGATCCCGTCACTGGTGGAGGCTCTAAGGCACGGTTTGCGCTGGCCGGGTCCGGCCTCCTCGGCGCTCTCGCAGATGTCGAAGCTGGCGGCCCTGAGGAGGAAATCCCGCCCGTGGTGCCTCTCCTCCTGGTGCAGCATCCGCTCGGCGGCCGCCGTGACGGCCGCCCCGAAGCCGTGCCCCGCGCTGCTCTGCTGGTCCTCCTCGCTCAGGTCCATGAGGAACAGGTCGTAAAActtggaggaggaggtggagaggTAGATCTTGTGTGCGTAGATTTTGATCTTCTCTTGCAGCACCAGGATGACGTCCGCGCACAGGGGGTCCTCCAGCAGGTGGGCCGGACGCTCCTCGTTGTTGGAAGGGGGGTCCGGGACGATGATGATGGGAggagggggcttggggggcAGGAAGGGGGCTTGGAGCAGGGGCCGCTGCACGTTGCGCAGGTGGGACTTCCAGAACTGCAGGTGGCGGCGGGAGATGAGGGCGGCACGGATGGCATTGTCAAAGACGTCCTTGACGCCAAACTGGGCCACCACGCTCGTCTCGTAATAAGGGATCCCCAGCTCCTTGgccacctccctgcccttctCCGGGGGAAGGATCTCGTTAGGTTTAATTGGCCTGAAATAGACAGGAGATAATTAATGAAGAGTGCTGGGGAAAatggaacaggaaagccttataaatatgattgtctggcaaaagatttggagaatatagaaactataagtgagatggaaatgaaagcaagctttgagatgcctcagttactgaacaactggaaaacaatggtgtggctggctgaaggtgatccccttttgatggaacaacaccctctgcttgcagacagctccaagggtcagagcagaccctacagcttggcaggaggggcccaaagaggagtttttagggtttaaaatgtaacacaggatggcaatgtaatgattcttataggctgtatgtaaatgctgtaggatttgtatcttgtactagattggttagtgagaatgagaatattcaaaatagaagaagatttatggtattggaatgggaacctcgctctcttagCTCTTGCCCCTCTTAGCTCTTACCCTTTTAACTCTCTTACGCTTTTGCTCTCTTGCCTCtcttactctctcaccctctcatcctctctccccctctcctctctcattcctgctctgagctgtgcctggcagctcccagcagggccctgcacttggccctttgcaataaaccccaagttccaagccctggcttctgagatctctcatctccgtcTGTCCCATCCGTCCTACCCCCCGACGCTCCGGCAGAAGAGAGCTCTTGAGATaaggagggcaggcagggaggtcTCCGGGGCACGAGGGTCCCACCTGGCCAGGGGTCGCCGTGCCCGGTTGACGGCCTCCAGGTCGGCGTAGCGCAGGTCGAGCTGGCAGCCCACCAGGATGACGGGGGCGCGGGGGCAGAAGTGTTTGATCTCCGGGTACCACATGGTCTTCACATGGTGCAGGGAGTTGGGGTTGGCAATGGAGAAGCACAAAACCACAACGTCGGACCTGTGAGGGGACAAGGCAGGGCTCAGGGTCTGTTTTGGGgactccctccctccctgcccgggACAGCGCCGGGCTGTGCCTGTCCCTACCTGCCGTAGGCAAAGCGCCTGTCCTTGTGGTGGTCACCAAAGGTGTCCCAGAGGCGCAAGGACACGCTGACATCATCTACCACATCCCGGGAGCGCTCCAGCACCTGGGGGAACAGAAACCACCCGGCTCCTCAGTCCCTGAGCCTCACAAGGAcaacagcagggctgtccccaccGCGGGGAGTCAGCACAAACCCACCTCCTCGGGATCCCCACGGGGTGCCCACGAGCCCCCCCAGCCTCCTGGGCAGCCCTCACCTCCTGGCAGACGCGGTACTGGTCGATGGCCCACACCGTGGGCACGTGGGTGGCGAGGAGCTGGTACTGGGTCAAGGTGGCGTTGCAGGCACGGGCACAGATGAGCCGGGTCTTGCCCACCGCGTTGTCCCCGACCACGACGCACTTGATGGTTTCTACGTTTGGCCTCTCATAATCCATGTCAGAATCCATTAATTGGGACCTGCGGGGGGACGAGGGCTCGGCAAACACAGCCAGGACCAGCCAGGGGGTGtctccagggcagcacaggggcacagagcaggaggatgctgaCACTCCCTGGCAGCTCGGggaagctctgcagcagctgcccagcccttcccagctcgCTGTGCCCGCCAGTCCCCTTTAAAATTTCATGTTCTGGTGGCagtgtggctgctgtgccacGTCAGACACATGGCCTGCGTTGGATTGCGCCCTCCTCCCTCCCGGCTCTCCGGCTCATGCTTGTTCATGTGAgatgaggcttttttttttccctctcccttcctcctcttccttttctccatctcCAGCGTTTGCAAGAGAAGCTTCCAGAGCCGCCTGGCCGAGTGCACACacgggcacagcctggctctgctgtctggcaggggacactgccctggcccccttttcccaccccaCTCCCAAGGGGATATTTGCTCCCAGCTAAGGGCAGCAAGAAGAAACTCCTTAGGTTTCCCAGAGGCTCAGAAGCCACAGGGATTGGGAGAGCTCCCAGGAGCTCTCCTGAGAGAGACGTTGGTGCCGTGGGTGCTGCAAAGCTGATGAGCagcacccaggtgtgcccaggtgtgtcacccattccctgctcagagccacagCCTAAATCAGCCAGAATTAACTCATCACAGCATGAACCCGAGGGTTTATGTGGTTTCCAGGGGGGGAAAGCACTGAGGGATTGAGGGACAGCAAAAAGGACAAATTATGTGGTTTCCAGGGGAAAAAGCACTGAGGGATagcaaaaaggacaaaaaaccccacatcccaaTTTCTCTGAACTTCCCAGGGGCACAGATCTCTTCCCCCTTGGGATAGCAAGAAggacaaaaaacccacacatcCCAATTTCTCTGAACTTCCCAAGGCCAGGGATCTCTCCCCCCTCTTGCTCCCTCCTGGCAGCGGCCTCCCGAGCTGCTATAATAAACCACCAGCGCAGTGAGCGAAAATACCCGGTAACGATGGCAACCGAGCACTGCACGTGGGACCACAGCTCCCCAAACCGGCAGCCTGGCAAGGACTTCCCAATGTTAGCACCTCCCTCCGTGCGCAGCctccctgggcacacctggagccACGGGCCcgggggcagcaggaggcaaaGGCAGGTGGCACAAATCCAGGTCACTTCAGGTGCCAGCGCTTCCACACCGGGCTGGTCCCGAGGCAAAACTTCTCTGAGTGGTTGGCGCCGCATTCCACGCCCCCTCCATCCTTTGGGATGCAGGGAATTCATCCCGAAGGGCATTGCAAACCAGGAGCAGCGGCGGGGCAGGTGGGCTCCTTCCCCATCAGCCCCTCAAAATCCATTTCCATCCCCCTCTGCTGccacccccctgtcccctgctcctcccagggaTCAGCTGGGCTCTGTAGGACCGGGAGATCTCCCGGGTGGGGGGGTGTGAGTGCTCGGGGAGCTTTGCTGAGGTTATTTTTAGGCCCAGCCGTGCTCCCGAGTCAGCCGAGCTCGTTGGGATGGAGGGGGAAGGCACAGGAATGACAACCGCAGCTGGCACTTGGGATGTTTGTCCCTCGTGGGGAGCTCagcccacccccagcccagccggCTCGGAAAGTCTGGTGCCTCATGGGAATTAAGGGCTAAATCCTTGTGGGATCAGTGCCTGCCgtgaggaggggaagagggggacagcagcagggataaAAAGGGGATCTCCATtggggagctctgctggccccACAGTGGGGGGATCACAGCCCCTCACCCACGACCCcaccccaggaggggctgagcctTCTCAAGCCCCCTCCTCACCTTCCCCACCATCACTTTTCTCCTGAGAACAGCTCCCAAATCCACCGCAGAGTAAAAATAACCCGAGATGCCGAGAGATTGGAGTTCCCCCCGAAGGAAAAGCTcttcccacaggagcagggctgctccagccagcagcccccCACCCAAAGCACGGGCACCCAATTCACACCCACACCCCCAAggagaaccccaaaattgctCCTTCCAGGCTCCCAGCCCGCGGTTGCCAAGGCAACTGCACCATCACCCCGGGAGCCGTCGCTTAGCAACTCCCAGGCTCCAAATCCTCCATCCCGCACCTCGCCAGGGGAGGAGAACCCCCAAACCGGGGCGAAACCGCCCCGAAACGGCGGCGATGCCCAAAAATAACCGGGGGCTCGGGGCAGCCGCGGGGTGCGGGAGGAGCGGGGCCCGGGCGGCCCCGCGGAAGCAGCCGGGGCTGTGGAGGCCGCGGCGGGAGGCGGTGCGGGAGGAACGGGGCCCCGAGCGGGGCCGCAGCacggccggggccgggggatGCGGCGGGCACCGGCATCGGGGGCATCGCAAAGGGcacggggggcaccgggagAGGGTGCGGGAGTTTGGGGAGGGAGCGGGGAGCAGCCGGATTGGGGGTGCGGGGAATTGCGAGGGGTCTCGGGGGTGCTCGGAGCATCTGCGGGGCATCGCAGAGGGGTCGGGAACACCGGGAGAGGGTGCGGGCATCGCGAGGGGGCTCGGGAGGATCCGGAGCGGGTGCGGGCATCGCGAGGGCGCTCAGAGGTGTTCCGAGCACCCGAACCGGGGCTGTGGGGCAATGCAAAGAGGACAGCAAGCACTGGGAGAGGGTGCGGGGCATGGAGAGGAGGTCGCGGAGGACCCGGGCCGGGCGTGCGGGGCATCACGAGGAGGTTGGGGGTGCTCGCAGCACCCGGATCAGGGGCGCGGGACATGGCAAGGAGACTGGGGAGGACCTAGGCCGGGGATGTGGGGCACTGCAAGGAGGCTCGGGAGAGCTCGGAGCACCCGATCGGGGCTGCGGGGCATCGCGAGGAGCTTGGGGGTGCTCGGAGCACTGGATCGGGGGTGCGGGGCAATTCCAGGCGGACGGGAAGCACCGGGAGGGGTGCGGGACACGGCGAGGGGACTGGAGAGCACCGGGAGCCGGCGTGGGGCACGGCGAGGGGGTCCCGAGCCACCCGGATCGGGGTGCGGGGCGCGGCGGAGGGGCCGGGCCCTCGCTGTCCCCTGTCccggagccgggccgggccgggcaggaTGCGCGGAGGCggagcggggcgcggggcggaAGCGCGGGGGGGTCCCCGGTACTCACACCAACACAGACGAAGCGGCGGCTCCcaggggccggggccgggctcgCCCCTCCGGACATGGCCACGGCGCGGCTTGCGCGGCTCGGCTGGGCACGGCTGCGCGGCTcagggccggggccgcgggggccCATGGCGGCGCCTCGGCCGCCCCGATCTCCGCATCCGCGGCCCGCTGCGCTGCGCGGAGCCCTGCGCGGATCGCGGCCCTGCGCGCACCGCCCTGCGCGCTGCAGTCGCGGCCGCCCCGCCTTTCATTCACAAAAAACAAGCGGTCCCGGCCGAGCcccgccccgagccccccccgCGGCCGCGCATTGGCTCACAGAGACacgggggggctcgggggggctccggggggtACGGGCGCATCCTGCCCCGCATGGGGACCCTCGGCATGTCCCTTGCAGGAGGCTCCGTTGTGGCCCccactcctgccctgggatCCCCATCCTGCCCCTAAGTCCTGCCCCTGCTTTGTCATGTCCCCCTAAATCCGCCTTGAGAGCCCAGAATGTCCTCTCAGCCTCCCTTGCAGGGGGCTCCGTCAATTCTGCCTTCGGACCCCGCCGTGTCCCATCGTGTCACGACACGAACCCGCCCCTAATTCTCCCTTGCAGGGGACTCCTCTGTGCCCCCCAATCCTGCCTTCCATGCGACCCCATCCCGCCCCTAAACCTCCCACTCAGGGGGCTCTGTTGTGGCCCCAGTTCTGCCTTGGGACCCCCATCCTGGCCCTAAAACCCTCCCATCCTGGCCCCCAATCCTGCACTTCGGGGGTCCCTATCCCCCCTCTGCATGAGACCCCCaccctccccctgctcctcccaccCTGGCCTCCATCCTCTGTGACATCCATAGGGGGGGATGACACCCTCACCCCCCCTAAATCTCACCTCCATCCTTCTGCAGCCGATCCCCCCCTCCGTGCCCCCCAGTCCTGATCTGGGGTAGGGGTGCCCCctctcctgcatccctctgagacctttccctctccccaaatTTCGGGCTTGGCCACGTGTGGTGCTGGGAGTGGAGGAGACCCCTCAcaagccccacagcccccccggagcacccccaaaccctcgCAGGGCttctcctgggggggggggggaagctgctccatccctccgtGCCCTCCAAGCACAGGCCGCACGCTGCACTCCTgccttcttccccttctctaCAGGGCTTATTGCAgtcccctcctcacccccagggcagctccccgAAATCTGAACCCTCGGGGCACCAAAAACCTCCGAGTCATCTTTGCAGCGCGGCTGCCGGGAAGgcggcgggcagcgccggccgcgCCGCTCTGACCCCGCATATCCGCATCATGTGATGCGAGCCGTCCCTCCCGAGCCGTTCGGCCgcctctccctgcccatccccGCCGCCGAGCCGCGCTAGGCTCGGCCCCCGGCCTGCCCCGATCCCTGATCTCCGATCAGGCCCCGACACTATGCGGCGCCGCAGCGAGCGGCGCAAAGCGCAGCGCTGAcccggcacggcacggcacggccccCCCAGCCCGGCGCCAGCCTCACCGAACTCGCAGCACGGGGATCTGTCTCTCCATAGCAGAAGGAGATGGAGCCGCTAATGTGGGGAGGGGAAAGCCCTTTTTGGGTTTGGAGGCAGCTCCCGGGATTCCTGAGGAATCGCTGGcccgggagctgcagcagccgaGCCGCAGAGCCGGGAGCTTTCTGCTTCTTGGAGTGGGTCACGGGGAAGGAACACGTAAAGCTTGTTTGCCAGCCGCATGATTTGGCTTATTTGCTCTCTTGTAGCAGGTGCTTAATTGTGGCAGAAAGGGTTCCCGGCAGCTTTCTGGGCGGCCAAATTCCCGCCTGCCCCTCTCGCAGCCAGGCAGAACAAAAGCGCGATTGTCACCCGCGGGCGGAACGCTCCGGCTGCCGGGCTCGCACGGGCCTCCCTCCCGGGAGAGAAGGTTACCGAGGCACCGAGGAGGGCACGGGCCGGGGAAAGGGGTCGGGAGCAGCTGCGGAGCggtggctgctgctcacagcccctctcccccGAGGGAGGAGGACAACGAGTCTCAGCTGACTGCTCCCCAGCGAGCCCACGCTGTGGCATGGATTGGCACGGCATGGACTGGCACagtgtggcacagcacagctgcccaTGGCATGGCACAGCGCCATCCCCTCGCTCGGGGCGGGGGCTGTAATTAAAAGGCCTTTTGCTTCCCGCTCTCATCTCTCCAATTTAAGTTTCTTGAACCTGTCCCCAAGGAATTCCATCTGTCCAGCTCCATGATCCTGACTCCACAGCcaaggctgagctctgggggTCACACCAAGCCCCCTTTTCACCCCACAgcatcctccctcctcctcctccccagccaggaATGAAGAAGCCCTCAGGATATCCAAGATATGAGTGGACATTGCTCCATCCCCAGTAAAATTTATGACTCTCCAGTTTAAAGCCAGGGGCATTTCCACCCctcccaggtgctgccaggaccctgcccagcctcacTGGGGACAGGATTCAGcaatccaaacccaaaccaagtTTCCTGATGCTCCTTGGATGCTCTGCAACCTCTACAGctttcctggctctgcccacCCAAATCCAGCATCATTCACCTTGCAAGGGGCTGAAAGGCTGGCACAGACCAAGGCAATGCATCCCTCACTGGACAAAGGAGATTTAGGAcagggggacaccccaaaaaccccagaccACACATTCCCAAAGCCCCCAGCGCCAGGACCCTGCCTTTGCCTTTTCTCTGCCGTTTTCCACCTCATCCACAGGGAACGGAGGCGTTGCTGTGGCGTGGGTGGGATGGGAGCAAAGAGCAAAGTCCCCAGAGCAAGTGACCGCAGGAgaagtgccaggagcaggggcgggaggaggcagcagcagataCTTACAGGCTGTGAGCCATGGCTGTCAtcttcccagcagggctgcccttccctgggcttTCCATCGCTTTCTCTTGGCAGGCTCTGCAAGGAGAGGGCACAGGGATCCCTGAGACCACCCCAAACACGGACTCACATCCTAAAgccaccccctccccactcGGTGTCACCTCCCCACCCTGGAGACAGAAAGGTTTTGGGAAGGCGAGTTCTGGGCTGGCCAAGCAGCGTCCTGGTGTGGGACGGAGCTGTCCCtcgtgtccccattgtccccatgtCTCACTGCCAGCCTGCCCTCCTCATGCCGCCCCACAAATCAGCCAGAACATGGCGCACGCCCAGAcctgtcccctgctctgcaggttcCACAGTGACacctcccctcagccccagcgaggctctcccagctcccacccgCTGTCCAAGCGCCTCACCCTCGGCCTAAGAGCCTCCCCTGTGGATCTGAGCTCCCGGGGCAGTGCCTGGCTCCTGGGGTGGCCAGCAGGCCACCGAGTCCCCTGGCATGGTGGCTTTGGCCGAGGCTCTGGAGCGAGGCAGGGCAAGgggctgtccctccctgcccgtCACTGCATCCTGCGCGCGTCGGGAGCAGAGTCCAGCCTGGGATTTGCTCCTGGCAAAGCCAGCAGagtgctggctcctggcagggagcgGGCTCCAGGCACCCACCACGGTGCTGGATCCATCCATGGATTCACCATGAAGGACAGCAAGGGCCACCCCTCTGTTTTGCTTCTCTAAAATCCCAAATGCTGCAGTTTTGCTGCCTGGGTGAGGCTACAAGGGGTCTCCTTGCTCAGGACAGCTGCTCCAAGCACCCCAGGGCTcatcagcagccagggagggaggcGGCAGCTCTGAAAAAATGGCATTTACAGGCTCAGTATCCACCTGGAGCCAGGAGAAATCTTCAACCAGAACTTTGCAAAAATGGCAGAACCCAACCTTGGTGGGGGAACGGTGGGGACTAAGGGACGCAttgggatggggagcagagctTGGGAAACAGCTGATACCAGAAGGAAAGGTCTAAAACAAGcgaaaaagaacatttttgcACCTTCCATCCCCTACCCTGCCAAAGCAGCAGGGGCTGTCTGAGAGCCAGGACTTGGGGGGGCTCTGGAAATTCCATTGCATGCAGGAATTCTCTGCCCCAGCTGGATCccatgtcccagccctgggatcagCCACCTGACACGGCCAGGGTGACAGCTCACCCTGCCATCGAtagggctgcagagctccagggagtCATCACTCAGCTTATAAATATTGAAACCCAGAAGGAGCCGTGTACTCCTGTAAAACGCAGCTCCTTACACAAGCCCAGATCCCTTCGCCCCAGCGCTGAGCTAATCAACATTTGGGGCTCTCCAGACGGATCTTTTGCAGCTAAAAACCAGGTCAGGGCGAAACTCAAGGTCTCGTTCCATCCGTGCAGGATTTCTGCACCCTCCAGCTGGGATATGTTGTATTTACCATGCCGAGGGGCGCAGaaagagctgctggggtggaACCACAGCCGAGGCTGCGCTTCCAGCCACTTGTTCCCGACAGCCCgggcaggttttggggggcACAGCCGGCCCCACAccctgggagaggctgcagctgcagcctggagcactgacaggctgctccaggcaggattCACAGTTTGGTACAGCATTAAGGGCTGCTGACGCCTCGTGAAAAAACTGTGAAAAGCTTCTATTTTGGGGAAAGTTCCTCTTATAACGGTGCATCCTGTGGCTTctctgtttccctttttctcctggttTCTCTTGCTAcggagagcagagcagaaaataGGTGGATAATGTTGCCAACCAGCCTGGGCTTTtcatcagaaaaggaaaatcaccCTCCAAGCCACCCCCAGCCAAGGAATGCATTCTCATGCCGCACCTGGGTGGGGGCCTGGGGCgagaagggggaaaatgggaccCTCCTGGGACTTGTTTCTGGGCACAGAGAGTGGCAGGGCTTGTGGGGGGTTGGAGATTTCCTGATGAGgggaaaatgctggttttgcttgGTTTAGACCTTTCCCTCTGGTGTCAGATCTTTCCCGGACTCTCCTCCCCAGTCTGCTCCCAGCCAGTGTGGTGGCACCCATCTCCCACTATTCccccattaaaaaataaaagggattAAAACATCAAAGAACTAGGAGTCTGTCTCCAAGCAACTGTCTCCACGtagggatggagagcagagaaggagaagctgAGTGGGGAGAAAACTtctggagagagggagggagggaacagcaggaaaagagggaCGCGGGGGtgccagcacctggagcaggcgGGAGCCCCGGGGCACGAGGATCTCCCTCTTTCCTCATCCAAGCCCGGGCTTGTGAAACAGCTCCGGCTTCCCAAAGGCACTTCCACACGCCAAGGGCGAGGGAGGCAgcgctgcctctgcccctgccctgcagggcacaAAGGCGGGGAGGCGACCCAGACCTCGGTGGCTGCGTGGCCGTGCTGGTGAcctgccaggagagccctgAGTGCCTTCATGGCCGTGCTGGTGGTGTGTCAGGAGCCACCAACAGCccttcctggctgtgctggtgatctgccaggagagccctgggcGCCTTCATGGCCGTGCTGGTGAcctgccaggagagccctgggTGCCTTCCTGGCCATGCTGCTGATctgccaggagagccctgggcGCCTtcatggctgtgctggtggtgtGTCAGGAGCCACCAACAGCccttcctggctgtgctggtgatCTGCCAAGAGCCACCAACAGCCCTGAGTGCCTTTATGGCCATGCTGGTGACTTGCCAGGAGAGCCCTGAGTGCCttcatggctgtgctgctgatctGCCAGGAGAGCCCTGAGT containing:
- the RHOBTB2 gene encoding rho-related BTB domain-containing protein 2 isoform X2, with the translated sequence MERQIPVLRVRSQLMDSDMDYERPNVETIKCVVVGDNAVGKTRLICARACNATLTQYQLLATHVPTVWAIDQYRVCQEVLERSRDVVDDVSVSLRLWDTFGDHHKDRRFAYGRSDVVVLCFSIANPNSLHHVKTMWYPEIKHFCPRAPVILVGCQLDLRYADLEAVNRARRPLARPIKPNEILPPEKGREVAKELGIPYYETSVVAQFGVKDVFDNAIRAALISRRHLQFWKSHLRNVQRPLLQAPFLPPKPPPPIIIVPDPPSNNEERPAHLLEDPLCADVILVLQEKIKIYAHKIYLSTSSSKFYDLFLMDLSEEDQQSSAGHGFGAAVTAAAERMLHQEERHHGRDFLLRAASFDICESAEEAGPGQRKPCLRASTSDGILRGDRYENGERGLQRGRNLSSWSRAFTSIQEEMAEDPLTYKSKLMVVVKMDASIQPGPFRAVLKYLYTGELDENERDLMHIAHIAELLEVFDLRMMVANILNNEAFMNQEITKAFHVRRTNRVKECLAKGTFSDVTFVLDDGAISAHKPLLISSCDWMAAMFGGPFVESSTNEVALPHTSKSCMRAVLEYLYTGQFSSSPDLDDMKLIILANRLCLPHLVALTEQYTVTGLMEAAQMMVDIDGDVLVFLELAQFHCAYQLADWCLHHICTNYNNVCRKFPRDMKAMSGENQEYFEKHRWPPVWYLKEEDHYQRAKKEREKEDYLHLKRQPKRRWLFWNASSSPSSSPSSSAATASSSSSSSSSSAVV
- the RHOBTB2 gene encoding rho-related BTB domain-containing protein 2 isoform X1, which codes for MESPGKGSPAGKMTAMAHSLSQLMDSDMDYERPNVETIKCVVVGDNAVGKTRLICARACNATLTQYQLLATHVPTVWAIDQYRVCQEVLERSRDVVDDVSVSLRLWDTFGDHHKDRRFAYGRSDVVVLCFSIANPNSLHHVKTMWYPEIKHFCPRAPVILVGCQLDLRYADLEAVNRARRPLARPIKPNEILPPEKGREVAKELGIPYYETSVVAQFGVKDVFDNAIRAALISRRHLQFWKSHLRNVQRPLLQAPFLPPKPPPPIIIVPDPPSNNEERPAHLLEDPLCADVILVLQEKIKIYAHKIYLSTSSSKFYDLFLMDLSEEDQQSSAGHGFGAAVTAAAERMLHQEERHHGRDFLLRAASFDICESAEEAGPGQRKPCLRASTSDGILRGDRYENGERGLQRGRNLSSWSRAFTSIQEEMAEDPLTYKSKLMVVVKMDASIQPGPFRAVLKYLYTGELDENERDLMHIAHIAELLEVFDLRMMVANILNNEAFMNQEITKAFHVRRTNRVKECLAKGTFSDVTFVLDDGAISAHKPLLISSCDWMAAMFGGPFVESSTNEVALPHTSKSCMRAVLEYLYTGQFSSSPDLDDMKLIILANRLCLPHLVALTEQYTVTGLMEAAQMMVDIDGDVLVFLELAQFHCAYQLADWCLHHICTNYNNVCRKFPRDMKAMSGENQEYFEKHRWPPVWYLKEEDHYQRAKKEREKEDYLHLKRQPKRRWLFWNASSSPSSSPSSSAATASSSSSSSSSSAVV
- the RHOBTB2 gene encoding rho-related BTB domain-containing protein 2 isoform X3 → MDSDMDYERPNVETIKCVVVGDNAVGKTRLICARACNATLTQYQLLATHVPTVWAIDQYRVCQEVLERSRDVVDDVSVSLRLWDTFGDHHKDRRFAYGRSDVVVLCFSIANPNSLHHVKTMWYPEIKHFCPRAPVILVGCQLDLRYADLEAVNRARRPLARPIKPNEILPPEKGREVAKELGIPYYETSVVAQFGVKDVFDNAIRAALISRRHLQFWKSHLRNVQRPLLQAPFLPPKPPPPIIIVPDPPSNNEERPAHLLEDPLCADVILVLQEKIKIYAHKIYLSTSSSKFYDLFLMDLSEEDQQSSAGHGFGAAVTAAAERMLHQEERHHGRDFLLRAASFDICESAEEAGPGQRKPCLRASTSDGILRGDRYENGERGLQRGRNLSSWSRAFTSIQEEMAEDPLTYKSKLMVVVKMDASIQPGPFRAVLKYLYTGELDENERDLMHIAHIAELLEVFDLRMMVANILNNEAFMNQEITKAFHVRRTNRVKECLAKGTFSDVTFVLDDGAISAHKPLLISSCDWMAAMFGGPFVESSTNEVALPHTSKSCMRAVLEYLYTGQFSSSPDLDDMKLIILANRLCLPHLVALTEQYTVTGLMEAAQMMVDIDGDVLVFLELAQFHCAYQLADWCLHHICTNYNNVCRKFPRDMKAMSGENQEYFEKHRWPPVWYLKEEDHYQRAKKEREKEDYLHLKRQPKRRWLFWNASSSPSSSPSSSAATASSSSSSSSSSAVV